A genome region from Tenrec ecaudatus isolate mTenEca1 chromosome 13, mTenEca1.hap1, whole genome shotgun sequence includes the following:
- the LOC142424261 gene encoding small ribosomal subunit protein eS27-like, with protein MPLTKDLLHPSPEEEKRKHKKKRLVQSPNSYFMDVNCPGCYKITTVFSHAQTVVLCVGCSTVLCQPTGGKARLTEGCSFRRKQH; from the coding sequence ATGCCTCTCACAAAGGATCTCCTTCACCCCTCTCccgaagaggagaagagaaaacacaagaagaagcGCCTGGTGCAGAGCCCCAATTCCTACTTCATGGATGTCAATTGCCCAGGCTGCTATAAAATCACCACGGTCTTCAGCCATGCACAAACAGTAGTTTTGTGTGTTGGCTGCTCTACTGTCCTCTGTCAGCCTACAGgaggaaaagcaaggctcacagaAGGATGCTCCTTCAGACGGAAGCAGCACTAA